In a genomic window of Helianthus annuus cultivar XRQ/B chromosome 10, HanXRQr2.0-SUNRISE, whole genome shotgun sequence:
- the LOC110886364 gene encoding probable mitochondrial adenine nucleotide transporter BTL1 isoform X3: MTAKSPSHPHQQQRSMEDVHGLILDSAAPLHKNTFQIPDIRRPIATREVGEFVSGALAGAMTKAVLAPLETIRTRMVVGVGSKKISGSFLEIIEKQGWQGLWAGNAINMIRIVPTQAIELGTFECVKRAMTSAKEKWSQEDCPSVQIGPVKLSFSLSWLSPVALGGAAAGVVSTLACHPLEVLKDRLTVSPDVYPNLGITVKRMYKNEGIGSFYSGLSPTLMGMLPYSTCYYFMYDTIKKSYCTAHKKKALSRLEMLLIGALSGLTASTISFPLEVARKRLMVGALQGKCPPHMAAALSEIVREEGFAGLYRGWGASCMKVMPSSGITWMFYEAWKDILIGDNHQE, from the exons ATGACCGCAAAATCACCGTCACATCCCCAT cagcagcaacgtTCAATGGAGGATGTTCACGGATTGATCTTAGACTCTGCTGCACCACTCCACAAAAACACTTTTCAAATTCCTGATATTCGACGACCAATCGCC ACGAGAGAAGTTGGGGAATTTGTTAGTGGTGCTTTGGCTGGGGCTATGACTAAAGCTGTTTTAGCTCCTCTTGAAACCATCAG GACCCGGATGGTGGTGGGTGTCGGGTCAAAAAAGATATCTGGTAGCTTTTTAGAGATAATCGAAAAACAAGGTTGGCAAGGACTTTGGGCTGGTAATGCAATAAACATGATACGAATTGTACCCAcacaagcaattgaacttggaaCATTTGAATGTGTGAAACGAGCGATGACATCAGCGAAAGAAAAATGGAGTCAAGAAGATTGTCCGAGTGTGCAAATCGGTCCGGTCAAACTAAGTTTTTCTCTGTCATGGCTGTCACCAGTTGCCCTTGGTGGTGCAGCTGCAGGAGTGGTTAGCACCCTTGCATGCCATCCTCTTGAAGTCTTAAAG GATCGGTTGACTGTAAGTCCTGATGTTTATCCTAATTTGGGCATCACGGTTAAGAGGATGTATAAAAATGAAGGGATTGGGTCTTTTTATTCTGGTCTTTCTCCAACATTAATGGGCATGCTGCCGTACAGCACTTGTTATTATTTCATGTATGACACCATCAAAAAGTCTTACTGCACGGCTCATAAGAAGAAAGCTTTAAGTCGTCTCGAGATGCTGCTGATTGGAGCTCTTTCAG GTTTAACTGCAAGCACAATAAGTTTTCCATTAGAGGTGGCAAGGAAGCGGCTAATGGTTGGAGCACTACAGGGGAAGTGCCCCCCACACATGGCAGCCGCACTATCTGAAATTGTGAGGGAAGAGGGGTTTGCGGGATTATACAGAGGATGGGGTGCAAGTTGTATGAAGGTTATGCCATCTTCTGGTATCACATGGATGTTTTACGAAGCGTGGAAAGACATATTGATCGGTGACAACCATCAAGAATAA
- the LOC110886364 gene encoding probable mitochondrial adenine nucleotide transporter BTL1 isoform X1, whose product MTAKSPSHPHQQQRSMEDVHGLILDSAAPLHKNTFQIPDIRRPIAKTREVGEFVSGALAGAMTKAVLAPLETIRTRMVVGVGSKKISGSFLEIIEKQGWQGLWAGNAINMIRIVPTQAIELGTFECVKRAMTSAKEKWSQEDCPSVQIGPVKLSFSLSWLSPVALGGAAAGVVSTLACHPLEVLKDRLTVSPDVYPNLGITVKRMYKNEGIGSFYSGLSPTLMGMLPYSTCYYFMYDTIKKSYCTAHKKKALSRLEMLLIGALSGLTASTISFPLEVARKRLMVGALQGKCPPHMAAALSEIVREEGFAGLYRGWGASCMKVMPSSGITWMFYEAWKDILIGDNHQE is encoded by the exons ATGACCGCAAAATCACCGTCACATCCCCAT cagcagcaacgtTCAATGGAGGATGTTCACGGATTGATCTTAGACTCTGCTGCACCACTCCACAAAAACACTTTTCAAATTCCTGATATTCGACGACCAATCGCC AAGACGAGAGAAGTTGGGGAATTTGTTAGTGGTGCTTTGGCTGGGGCTATGACTAAAGCTGTTTTAGCTCCTCTTGAAACCATCAG GACCCGGATGGTGGTGGGTGTCGGGTCAAAAAAGATATCTGGTAGCTTTTTAGAGATAATCGAAAAACAAGGTTGGCAAGGACTTTGGGCTGGTAATGCAATAAACATGATACGAATTGTACCCAcacaagcaattgaacttggaaCATTTGAATGTGTGAAACGAGCGATGACATCAGCGAAAGAAAAATGGAGTCAAGAAGATTGTCCGAGTGTGCAAATCGGTCCGGTCAAACTAAGTTTTTCTCTGTCATGGCTGTCACCAGTTGCCCTTGGTGGTGCAGCTGCAGGAGTGGTTAGCACCCTTGCATGCCATCCTCTTGAAGTCTTAAAG GATCGGTTGACTGTAAGTCCTGATGTTTATCCTAATTTGGGCATCACGGTTAAGAGGATGTATAAAAATGAAGGGATTGGGTCTTTTTATTCTGGTCTTTCTCCAACATTAATGGGCATGCTGCCGTACAGCACTTGTTATTATTTCATGTATGACACCATCAAAAAGTCTTACTGCACGGCTCATAAGAAGAAAGCTTTAAGTCGTCTCGAGATGCTGCTGATTGGAGCTCTTTCAG GTTTAACTGCAAGCACAATAAGTTTTCCATTAGAGGTGGCAAGGAAGCGGCTAATGGTTGGAGCACTACAGGGGAAGTGCCCCCCACACATGGCAGCCGCACTATCTGAAATTGTGAGGGAAGAGGGGTTTGCGGGATTATACAGAGGATGGGGTGCAAGTTGTATGAAGGTTATGCCATCTTCTGGTATCACATGGATGTTTTACGAAGCGTGGAAAGACATATTGATCGGTGACAACCATCAAGAATAA
- the LOC110886364 gene encoding probable mitochondrial adenine nucleotide transporter BTL1 isoform X4: protein MTAKSPSHPHQQRSMEDVHGLILDSAAPLHKNTFQIPDIRRPIATREVGEFVSGALAGAMTKAVLAPLETIRTRMVVGVGSKKISGSFLEIIEKQGWQGLWAGNAINMIRIVPTQAIELGTFECVKRAMTSAKEKWSQEDCPSVQIGPVKLSFSLSWLSPVALGGAAAGVVSTLACHPLEVLKDRLTVSPDVYPNLGITVKRMYKNEGIGSFYSGLSPTLMGMLPYSTCYYFMYDTIKKSYCTAHKKKALSRLEMLLIGALSGLTASTISFPLEVARKRLMVGALQGKCPPHMAAALSEIVREEGFAGLYRGWGASCMKVMPSSGITWMFYEAWKDILIGDNHQE, encoded by the exons ATGACCGCAAAATCACCGTCACATCCCCAT cagcaacgtTCAATGGAGGATGTTCACGGATTGATCTTAGACTCTGCTGCACCACTCCACAAAAACACTTTTCAAATTCCTGATATTCGACGACCAATCGCC ACGAGAGAAGTTGGGGAATTTGTTAGTGGTGCTTTGGCTGGGGCTATGACTAAAGCTGTTTTAGCTCCTCTTGAAACCATCAG GACCCGGATGGTGGTGGGTGTCGGGTCAAAAAAGATATCTGGTAGCTTTTTAGAGATAATCGAAAAACAAGGTTGGCAAGGACTTTGGGCTGGTAATGCAATAAACATGATACGAATTGTACCCAcacaagcaattgaacttggaaCATTTGAATGTGTGAAACGAGCGATGACATCAGCGAAAGAAAAATGGAGTCAAGAAGATTGTCCGAGTGTGCAAATCGGTCCGGTCAAACTAAGTTTTTCTCTGTCATGGCTGTCACCAGTTGCCCTTGGTGGTGCAGCTGCAGGAGTGGTTAGCACCCTTGCATGCCATCCTCTTGAAGTCTTAAAG GATCGGTTGACTGTAAGTCCTGATGTTTATCCTAATTTGGGCATCACGGTTAAGAGGATGTATAAAAATGAAGGGATTGGGTCTTTTTATTCTGGTCTTTCTCCAACATTAATGGGCATGCTGCCGTACAGCACTTGTTATTATTTCATGTATGACACCATCAAAAAGTCTTACTGCACGGCTCATAAGAAGAAAGCTTTAAGTCGTCTCGAGATGCTGCTGATTGGAGCTCTTTCAG GTTTAACTGCAAGCACAATAAGTTTTCCATTAGAGGTGGCAAGGAAGCGGCTAATGGTTGGAGCACTACAGGGGAAGTGCCCCCCACACATGGCAGCCGCACTATCTGAAATTGTGAGGGAAGAGGGGTTTGCGGGATTATACAGAGGATGGGGTGCAAGTTGTATGAAGGTTATGCCATCTTCTGGTATCACATGGATGTTTTACGAAGCGTGGAAAGACATATTGATCGGTGACAACCATCAAGAATAA
- the LOC110886364 gene encoding probable mitochondrial adenine nucleotide transporter BTL1 isoform X2, translated as MTAKSPSHPHQQRSMEDVHGLILDSAAPLHKNTFQIPDIRRPIAKTREVGEFVSGALAGAMTKAVLAPLETIRTRMVVGVGSKKISGSFLEIIEKQGWQGLWAGNAINMIRIVPTQAIELGTFECVKRAMTSAKEKWSQEDCPSVQIGPVKLSFSLSWLSPVALGGAAAGVVSTLACHPLEVLKDRLTVSPDVYPNLGITVKRMYKNEGIGSFYSGLSPTLMGMLPYSTCYYFMYDTIKKSYCTAHKKKALSRLEMLLIGALSGLTASTISFPLEVARKRLMVGALQGKCPPHMAAALSEIVREEGFAGLYRGWGASCMKVMPSSGITWMFYEAWKDILIGDNHQE; from the exons ATGACCGCAAAATCACCGTCACATCCCCAT cagcaacgtTCAATGGAGGATGTTCACGGATTGATCTTAGACTCTGCTGCACCACTCCACAAAAACACTTTTCAAATTCCTGATATTCGACGACCAATCGCC AAGACGAGAGAAGTTGGGGAATTTGTTAGTGGTGCTTTGGCTGGGGCTATGACTAAAGCTGTTTTAGCTCCTCTTGAAACCATCAG GACCCGGATGGTGGTGGGTGTCGGGTCAAAAAAGATATCTGGTAGCTTTTTAGAGATAATCGAAAAACAAGGTTGGCAAGGACTTTGGGCTGGTAATGCAATAAACATGATACGAATTGTACCCAcacaagcaattgaacttggaaCATTTGAATGTGTGAAACGAGCGATGACATCAGCGAAAGAAAAATGGAGTCAAGAAGATTGTCCGAGTGTGCAAATCGGTCCGGTCAAACTAAGTTTTTCTCTGTCATGGCTGTCACCAGTTGCCCTTGGTGGTGCAGCTGCAGGAGTGGTTAGCACCCTTGCATGCCATCCTCTTGAAGTCTTAAAG GATCGGTTGACTGTAAGTCCTGATGTTTATCCTAATTTGGGCATCACGGTTAAGAGGATGTATAAAAATGAAGGGATTGGGTCTTTTTATTCTGGTCTTTCTCCAACATTAATGGGCATGCTGCCGTACAGCACTTGTTATTATTTCATGTATGACACCATCAAAAAGTCTTACTGCACGGCTCATAAGAAGAAAGCTTTAAGTCGTCTCGAGATGCTGCTGATTGGAGCTCTTTCAG GTTTAACTGCAAGCACAATAAGTTTTCCATTAGAGGTGGCAAGGAAGCGGCTAATGGTTGGAGCACTACAGGGGAAGTGCCCCCCACACATGGCAGCCGCACTATCTGAAATTGTGAGGGAAGAGGGGTTTGCGGGATTATACAGAGGATGGGGTGCAAGTTGTATGAAGGTTATGCCATCTTCTGGTATCACATGGATGTTTTACGAAGCGTGGAAAGACATATTGATCGGTGACAACCATCAAGAATAA
- the LOC110886364 gene encoding probable mitochondrial adenine nucleotide transporter BTL1 isoform X5 yields the protein MTKAVLAPLETIRTRMVVGVGSKKISGSFLEIIEKQGWQGLWAGNAINMIRIVPTQAIELGTFECVKRAMTSAKEKWSQEDCPSVQIGPVKLSFSLSWLSPVALGGAAAGVVSTLACHPLEVLKDRLTVSPDVYPNLGITVKRMYKNEGIGSFYSGLSPTLMGMLPYSTCYYFMYDTIKKSYCTAHKKKALSRLEMLLIGALSGLTASTISFPLEVARKRLMVGALQGKCPPHMAAALSEIVREEGFAGLYRGWGASCMKVMPSSGITWMFYEAWKDILIGDNHQE from the exons ATGACTAAAGCTGTTTTAGCTCCTCTTGAAACCATCAG GACCCGGATGGTGGTGGGTGTCGGGTCAAAAAAGATATCTGGTAGCTTTTTAGAGATAATCGAAAAACAAGGTTGGCAAGGACTTTGGGCTGGTAATGCAATAAACATGATACGAATTGTACCCAcacaagcaattgaacttggaaCATTTGAATGTGTGAAACGAGCGATGACATCAGCGAAAGAAAAATGGAGTCAAGAAGATTGTCCGAGTGTGCAAATCGGTCCGGTCAAACTAAGTTTTTCTCTGTCATGGCTGTCACCAGTTGCCCTTGGTGGTGCAGCTGCAGGAGTGGTTAGCACCCTTGCATGCCATCCTCTTGAAGTCTTAAAG GATCGGTTGACTGTAAGTCCTGATGTTTATCCTAATTTGGGCATCACGGTTAAGAGGATGTATAAAAATGAAGGGATTGGGTCTTTTTATTCTGGTCTTTCTCCAACATTAATGGGCATGCTGCCGTACAGCACTTGTTATTATTTCATGTATGACACCATCAAAAAGTCTTACTGCACGGCTCATAAGAAGAAAGCTTTAAGTCGTCTCGAGATGCTGCTGATTGGAGCTCTTTCAG GTTTAACTGCAAGCACAATAAGTTTTCCATTAGAGGTGGCAAGGAAGCGGCTAATGGTTGGAGCACTACAGGGGAAGTGCCCCCCACACATGGCAGCCGCACTATCTGAAATTGTGAGGGAAGAGGGGTTTGCGGGATTATACAGAGGATGGGGTGCAAGTTGTATGAAGGTTATGCCATCTTCTGGTATCACATGGATGTTTTACGAAGCGTGGAAAGACATATTGATCGGTGACAACCATCAAGAATAA
- the LOC110886366 gene encoding reticulon-like protein B22, whose amino-acid sequence MDDLNTNTNGGGGANENDDGLSVTRKKLNTKEFRSVVIGKGKPLIVAMCGTLIYYHCAYRNSSIVSLVSDVFIVLLCSLAILGLLFRQMNIQVPVDPLEWQISQDSANTFFACLANTVGAAESVLRVAATGHDKRLFLKVVVILYMLSALGRLVSGVTVAYAGVSLFCLYILAENSSLFGTCSSKFSWRSDSPNDVVDNS is encoded by the exons ATGGACGATCTCAACACCAACACCAACGGCGGTGGCGGAGCAAATGAAAACGACGACGGATTATCGGTAACGAGAAAGAAGCTTAACACAAAGGAGTTCCGATCAGTAGTAATAGGAAAAGGAAAACCGTTGATCGTTGCGATGTGTGGCACTTTGATCTACTATCACTGTGCCTATCGTAATTCAAGCATCGTTTCACTTGTTTCCGACGTCTTCATCGTTCTTCTCTGTTCGCTCGCTATTCTCGGACTCCTTTTCCGCCAGATGAACATCCA AGTGCCCGTGGATCCCTTGGAATGGCAGATATCTCAGGATAGTGCAAACACCTTCTTTGCGTGTTTGGCTAATACCGTAGGTGCAGCTGAATCTGTTCTTCGGGTTGCTGCAACTGGCCATGATAAACGCCTATTTCTAAAG GTGGTTGTCATTCTTTATATGCTATCAGCTTTGGGAAGATTGGTCTCAGGTGTTACTGTTGCTTATGCTG GAGTGAGCTTGTTTTGTCTGTACATTCTTGCTGAAAATTCGTCGTTGTTTGGGACGTGCTCATCAAAATTTAGCTGGAGAAGTGATAGTCCAAATGATGTGGTAGATAACTCATGA